One window of Nostoc sp. C052 genomic DNA carries:
- a CDS encoding CHASE2 domain-containing protein, translating into MISGLLEKLRVPLVKVQDSGETSKSKSWLRIIFVTSVGVTALIWGVRELKWLQPWELRVYDQMLRSRPAEAPDRRILLVKITDEDLKREKWTLSGRTINHLLKKVESYQPRIVGLYIFQPEDNNLAANFPNQDNIISTCLFSSLGRDEIPPPPNVPIDNVGFSDVVADNENDQIIRRTLLFANSTDKKCTTSFAFGALIAINYLEKQGIEYQFTNKGEFQLGKTLFPRLQANSSGYQHLDADGYQILLNYRHPNSLADQVTLSDVLSGRVNPSLIKDRLVIIGTTAANMPPGGFYTPYSALPDQPAKMPALFIHAQIASQLISTVLDGRSLIWYWPNWAELLWVWSWSLLGSFLAWRWQNPVLLLVVGTITLFGLVVICVALFLQAGWIPLIPSALAFVISSICVIAYTNYQNQRQTQVIILQVEKQQEAIAQLNVLLEDKTAVPDSYLDFPPPVDSRETKSGDLLLSGRYKISQTLGAGGFGRTYLAQDTQRPGNPICVVKKLMPARQDTRFLQVARRLFNSEAEILESLGKHHQIPELLAYFEDNQEFYLIQQYIEGHTLSEELPPVQNVQNESFVMEMLKEVLEVLEFVHQHRVIHRDIKPTNIIRCAEDNRLVLIDFGAVKLMQPSSSEQTELATVAIGTRGYAPPEQFAGHPRLCSDIYALGMIAIQAITGIPPQELHPDPETGNVMWRQTVQVSEGLAAILDKMVCYHFSDRYQSATEVLQDLKRM; encoded by the coding sequence GTGATTAGTGGACTATTAGAAAAACTCCGTGTCCCCCTTGTCAAAGTTCAGGATTCTGGTGAAACTTCCAAGAGCAAAAGCTGGTTGCGAATTATTTTTGTTACCAGTGTAGGAGTTACTGCCTTGATCTGGGGAGTTCGGGAACTCAAATGGTTACAGCCTTGGGAGTTAAGAGTTTATGACCAGATGTTGCGATCGCGTCCAGCAGAAGCACCCGATCGCCGGATTTTGCTAGTCAAAATCACTGATGAGGATCTAAAACGAGAGAAATGGACTCTATCAGGTCGGACAATCAATCATCTGTTAAAGAAAGTAGAGTCTTATCAACCGCGAATTGTTGGTTTATATATTTTCCAACCAGAAGACAATAATTTGGCGGCTAATTTCCCAAATCAAGATAACATCATCAGCACTTGCTTGTTCAGCAGCTTGGGTAGAGATGAAATTCCACCACCACCGAATGTCCCGATAGATAATGTTGGTTTTAGCGATGTGGTTGCTGATAATGAAAATGACCAAATTATCCGCCGCACTTTGTTATTTGCTAACTCTACAGACAAGAAATGTACAACATCGTTTGCATTTGGGGCGCTAATAGCAATTAATTATCTGGAAAAACAAGGTATTGAATATCAGTTCACTAATAAAGGAGAATTTCAGTTAGGTAAAACTCTCTTCCCACGTTTACAAGCTAATTCTAGTGGCTACCAACATTTGGATGCAGATGGCTATCAAATATTATTAAATTACCGTCACCCCAACAGCCTCGCCGACCAAGTAACCCTTAGCGATGTTCTTAGTGGTCGAGTAAATCCTAGTTTAATTAAAGACCGTCTGGTAATTATTGGCACTACAGCAGCTAATATGCCTCCAGGTGGCTTTTATACACCCTACAGCGCTTTACCAGACCAACCAGCCAAAATGCCTGCTCTGTTTATTCATGCACAGATAGCAAGTCAACTCATCAGTACAGTGTTGGATGGGCGATCGCTAATTTGGTATTGGCCAAACTGGGCGGAACTTCTTTGGGTATGGAGTTGGTCGCTTTTAGGTAGTTTTTTAGCATGGCGGTGGCAAAATCCGGTGCTGTTGCTTGTGGTGGGAACGATAACTCTATTTGGCTTAGTAGTAATCTGCGTTGCTTTGTTTTTGCAAGCTGGATGGATACCGTTAATCCCCTCTGCTCTTGCCTTCGTAATTAGTAGTATCTGCGTGATTGCTTATACTAACTACCAAAATCAGCGACAAACTCAGGTAATTATTCTGCAAGTTGAAAAACAACAAGAAGCGATCGCCCAATTAAATGTACTTTTAGAAGACAAAACGGCAGTTCCCGACTCCTATCTTGACTTTCCTCCCCCAGTTGATTCGCGAGAAACCAAGTCGGGTGATTTGCTTTTGAGTGGACGCTACAAAATCTCTCAAACTCTTGGTGCTGGTGGATTTGGCCGCACTTATTTAGCACAGGATACTCAACGACCGGGTAATCCGATTTGTGTAGTTAAAAAATTAATGCCAGCCCGTCAAGATACAAGATTTTTGCAAGTTGCTCGCAGGTTGTTTAATAGTGAAGCTGAAATTTTAGAATCTTTGGGTAAACATCATCAAATTCCCGAACTACTTGCTTATTTTGAAGATAACCAAGAATTCTATTTAATTCAACAATATATTGAGGGACATACCCTAAGCGAAGAATTACCACCTGTGCAGAATGTGCAAAACGAATCATTTGTGATGGAGATGCTCAAAGAAGTTTTAGAAGTTCTAGAATTTGTTCATCAGCATCGAGTGATTCATCGTGATATCAAACCGACTAATATTATTAGATGTGCTGAAGATAATCGGCTGGTATTGATTGACTTTGGTGCTGTGAAATTGATGCAACCATCGAGTAGTGAGCAAACAGAATTAGCCACAGTAGCCATTGGGACGCGGGGTTATGCACCTCCAGAACAATTTGCCGGTCATCCCCGCTTATGCAGTGACATTTATGCTTTAGGAATGATTGCTATTCAAGCCATAACTGGCATACCACCGCAAGAACTGCACCCAGATCCAGAAACGGGGAATGTGATGTGGCGGCAAACGGTGCAAGTGAGCGAAGGATTAGCAGCAATTTTAGATAAGATGGTTTGCTATCATTTTAGCGATCGCTATCAATCAGCCACCGAAGTTTTACAAGATTTGAAACGGATGTAG
- a CDS encoding tetratricopeptide repeat protein — protein sequence MLKRLWRWLKRSFQRLFGNKQTPPLREQKKVEPPKQLTDAEYESLFLQLLTEVNDGLSRGGAKSFLAAKRINEAHLVEWLRGFGKRLLASATPNDELARRMVRLGELSIGEVSVVADDIGRQLGEGETNHQGAEDAEERREKEAEVWFNQGVEQYEVGKLEEAIAFFDNALKIKPDYHKAWYKRGRVLNDLGRFEEAIASYDNALKIKPDYHEAWYNRGVILSDLGRFEEAIASFDNTIKIKPDDHEAWYNRGVILSNLGRFEEAIASFDNTIKIKPDDHEAWYNRGVILSNLGRFEEAIASYDRAIKIKPDDDSAWYNRGTALDNLGRFEEAIASYDRAIKIKPDDDSAWYNRGTMLSNLGRFEEAIASYDRGIEIKPDYNKAWYNRGTVLSNLGRFEEAIASYDRAIEIKPDDDSAWYNRGTVLSNLGRFEEAIASYDRAIEIKPDDDSAWNNRGNALDNLGRFEEAIASFDKAIEIKPDLYEAWCNRGVTLNKLGRFEEAIASFDKAIEIKPDLYEAWCNRGVTLNKLGRFEEAIASFDNALKFKPDFPLAWISRGIAAGNGTRERTDLFFTSTLPNAAAPNLALKSNNPDLNKRGYEGKLASYEEGLKHCQQDTHPEGWGELHQAIGKAHYFQGRGNSNARYYWRKAINSYKTALQTLTAIDFPELHLEVLQDLIRVQLDLDETAEATELQRQGTDLLRRLLNESNRSDQSKKQLALKFAWIQHLTVDLAVQSGDLQQAIELAEEGKNTCLRWLLDRWSDESSSLSYSEMQQLLNPSTAIVYWHLSSYALHTFILKHNASSPIVPREIEFLAQAQRLQYFEDWVEKWNQQYADYRDKAKDEQSPKNQHWRRLMPDKLEELKNILNISAIQEELNGITNLILIPHRDLHRLPLHAIFADNFTITYLPSAQIGITLQSLKQTNLRAIGELPLLSVEHPDSEGFSILPHAEIESAAITQLFQNPTPKRISGEAATNTTVKAALKDRYSIFHFTGHSTYNFHNPQQSALALSGKEFLTLEEIFNIENLRGYQLVSLSSCETAITSNQTITAEYVGLVSAFLYQGVTDVVSTLWTVTDDASSFLMIYFYRQIKKGKSPEVALNKATKWLRNLTFSQLERIYRVILAKLPSNEITLRPFVRRKLYQISQMELSDKKQQRFHHPYYWAAFIITGR from the coding sequence ATGCTCAAGCGGCTTTGGCGGTGGCTCAAGAGGTCTTTTCAGCGCTTATTTGGCAACAAGCAGACTCCTCCGTTAAGGGAACAAAAGAAAGTAGAACCACCGAAACAGCTAACAGATGCGGAGTATGAATCGTTGTTTCTCCAGTTGTTAACAGAGGTCAATGATGGCTTGAGTAGAGGAGGGGCAAAAAGTTTTTTAGCTGCAAAGCGCATCAATGAGGCTCATTTGGTGGAGTGGTTGCGGGGCTTTGGCAAAAGATTGTTAGCTTCAGCGACACCAAATGATGAATTAGCAAGGCGGATGGTGCGGCTGGGTGAGTTAAGTATTGGGGAAGTTAGTGTTGTTGCTGATGATATTGGGAGGCAGTTGGGGGAAGGAGAAACGAACCACCAAGGCGCAGAGGACGCGGAGGAAAGACGGGAGAAAGAAGCGGAAGTCTGGTTTAACCAGGGTGTTGAGCAATACGAAGTAGGTAAATTAGAAGAAGCGATCGCATTCTTTGATAATGCCCTCAAAATCAAACCTGACTACCACAAAGCTTGGTACAAGCGTGGTAGAGTGCTAAATGATTTAGGGCGATTTGAAGAAGCAATTGCATCCTACGACAATGCCCTCAAAATTAAACCTGACTACCACGAAGCTTGGTACAACCGTGGTGTGATCCTGAGTGATTTAGGGCGGTTTGAAGAAGCGATCGCATCCTTTGACAATACCATCAAAATCAAACCCGACGACCACGAAGCTTGGTACAACCGTGGTGTGATCCTGAGTAATTTAGGGCGGTTTGAAGAAGCGATCGCATCCTTTGACAATACCATCAAAATCAAACCCGACGACCACGAAGCTTGGTACAACCGTGGTGTGATCCTGAGTAATTTAGGGCGGTTTGAAGAAGCGATCGCATCTTATGACAGAGCCATAAAAATCAAACCCGACGACGACTCAGCTTGGTACAATCGGGGTACAGCGCTGGATAATTTAGGGCGATTTGAAGAAGCAATTGCATCTTATGACAGAGCCATAAAAATCAAACCCGACGACGACTCAGCTTGGTACAACCGTGGTACAATGCTGAGTAATTTAGGGCGATTTGAAGAAGCAATTGCATCTTATGACAGAGGTATAGAAATCAAACCAGATTACAACAAAGCTTGGTACAACCGTGGTACAGTGCTGAGTAATTTAGGGCGATTTGAAGAAGCAATTGCATCTTATGACAGAGCCATAGAAATCAAACCCGACGACGACTCAGCTTGGTACAACCGTGGTACAGTGCTGAGTAATTTAGGGCGATTTGAAGAAGCAATTGCATCTTATGACAGAGCCATAGAAATCAAACCCGACGACGACTCAGCTTGGAACAACCGGGGTAATGCGCTGGATAATTTAGGGCGATTTGAAGAAGCAATCGCATCTTTTGACAAAGCCATAGAAATCAAACCTGATTTGTATGAAGCTTGGTGCAACCGGGGTGTTACGCTGAATAAATTAGGGCGATTTGAAGAAGCGATCGCATCTTTTGACAAAGCCATAGAAATCAAACCTGATTTGTATGAAGCTTGGTGCAACCGGGGTGTTACGCTGAATAAATTAGGGCGATTTGAAGAAGCGATCGCATCCTTCGACAATGCCCTCAAATTCAAACCCGACTTCCCCTTAGCTTGGATTAGCCGAGGAATTGCAGCAGGTAACGGAACTAGAGAGAGGACAGATTTATTTTTCACATCTACTTTACCTAATGCAGCAGCACCCAACCTCGCTTTAAAATCTAACAATCCCGATTTAAACAAGCGTGGCTATGAGGGTAAATTGGCAAGCTACGAAGAAGGGTTGAAGCATTGCCAGCAAGACACCCACCCAGAAGGTTGGGGGGAATTGCATCAAGCAATAGGTAAGGCTCATTACTTCCAAGGGCGAGGAAATTCTAACGCTCGCTATTATTGGCGCAAAGCCATCAACAGTTACAAAACGGCACTGCAAACTCTCACAGCAATAGATTTTCCTGAGTTACATCTAGAGGTTTTGCAAGATTTAATTCGTGTCCAGTTGGATTTGGACGAAACAGCCGAAGCCACAGAACTCCAGCGACAGGGTACTGATTTATTGCGGCGCTTATTAAATGAATCAAATCGCTCTGATCAAAGTAAAAAACAACTAGCTCTAAAATTTGCCTGGATTCAACATTTAACTGTTGACTTAGCTGTGCAGTCTGGAGATTTGCAGCAAGCGATTGAACTAGCAGAAGAGGGCAAAAATACTTGCTTGCGTTGGCTTTTGGATCGATGGAGTGATGAGAGTTCATCTCTGAGTTATTCAGAAATGCAACAACTGCTGAATCCCTCAACTGCTATTGTTTATTGGCATCTCAGTTCTTACGCCCTACACACTTTCATCCTAAAACACAACGCCTCATCACCAATTGTCCCAAGAGAAATCGAGTTTCTAGCTCAGGCGCAACGCTTACAATATTTTGAAGACTGGGTGGAAAAGTGGAATCAACAATACGCTGATTATCGAGACAAAGCAAAAGACGAACAAAGCCCCAAAAACCAACATTGGCGACGGTTGATGCCAGATAAACTTGAGGAGTTGAAAAATATCCTCAATATTTCTGCTATTCAAGAAGAATTAAACGGCATCACAAACTTAATTCTTATTCCTCATCGTGATTTGCACCGCTTACCACTCCATGCAATATTTGCAGATAACTTCACCATCACCTATTTACCTAGCGCCCAAATAGGTATTACCTTACAAAGCTTAAAGCAAACAAATCTCCGAGCAATTGGTGAATTGCCCCTATTGAGTGTAGAACATCCCGACAGTGAAGGTTTTTCTATTTTGCCTCATGCAGAAATCGAATCTGCTGCTATTACCCAGTTATTCCAAAACCCTACGCCAAAGAGAATTTCTGGAGAAGCCGCGACGAATACCACAGTTAAAGCAGCCCTAAAAGATCGTTACAGTATTTTTCACTTTACAGGACATAGCACCTATAATTTCCATAATCCTCAACAATCTGCTTTGGCTCTTAGCGGTAAAGAGTTTCTGACTTTAGAGGAGATTTTTAATATTGAAAACCTCAGAGGATATCAACTAGTTAGCCTTTCATCTTGTGAAACTGCTATCACTAGCAACCAAACTATCACTGCTGAATATGTTGGTTTAGTCAGTGCCTTTCTCTATCAGGGTGTTACTGATGTTGTTAGTACATTATGGACTGTGACTGACGATGCCAGTAGTTTTTTGATGATTTACTTTTATCGGCAAATAAAGAAAGGTAAATCGCCAGAAGTTGCCCTCAATAAAGCAACAAAATGGTTACGTAATTTAACATTTAGTCAACTTGAAAGAATTTATCGAGTAATCTTGGCTAAGTTACCATCAAATGAAATAACTCTCCGTCCTTTTGTCAGAAGAAAACTCTATCAAATTAGTCAAATGGAGTTATCAGATAAGAAACAGCAACGTTTTCACCATCCCTACTATTGGGCAGCTTTTATAATTACTGGTAGATAA
- a CDS encoding RNA polymerase sigma factor, RpoD/SigA family: MPTVNTQTENVNTKFTADMVRTYLREIGRVPLLTREQEIVFGKQVQQMMTLIDAKEALAKKLQREPNMSEWADHVQQSETEVQQTVAQGKRAKQKMIEANLRLVVAIAKKYQKRNMEFLDLIQEGTLGLERGVEKFDPMRGYKFSTYAYWWIRQAITRAIAQQGRTIRLPIHITEKLNKIKKVQRELAQTLGRSPTPAEIAKALELEPAQIREYLNMARQPVSLDVRVGENQDTELQEMLEDDGPSPEYYTNQEFLRQDLNNLLAELTPQQREVVALRFGLEDGNEMSLAKVGERLSLSRERVRQLEHQALAHLRRRRANVKEYVAS, from the coding sequence ATGCCTACTGTCAATACACAAACGGAAAATGTCAACACCAAATTCACGGCTGATATGGTGCGAACCTATCTGCGAGAAATTGGTCGTGTACCATTGCTAACCCGCGAACAAGAAATTGTCTTTGGGAAGCAGGTACAGCAAATGATGACGCTGATCGACGCTAAAGAAGCTTTGGCGAAGAAACTGCAACGCGAACCGAATATGTCAGAGTGGGCTGACCACGTTCAACAATCGGAAACCGAAGTACAGCAAACGGTCGCGCAAGGTAAGCGGGCAAAGCAAAAAATGATCGAAGCGAATTTGCGCTTGGTTGTTGCTATTGCTAAAAAGTATCAAAAGCGGAATATGGAGTTTCTGGATTTGATTCAGGAAGGAACACTAGGATTAGAGCGGGGTGTAGAGAAATTTGACCCAATGAGGGGTTATAAGTTCTCAACTTATGCTTACTGGTGGATTCGCCAAGCAATTACCCGCGCGATCGCTCAACAAGGTCGGACTATCCGCTTACCGATCCATATTACCGAGAAACTGAACAAAATCAAAAAAGTGCAACGCGAGTTAGCTCAAACCTTGGGGCGATCACCGACTCCGGCCGAAATTGCCAAAGCACTAGAACTAGAACCTGCTCAGATTCGTGAGTATCTGAATATGGCTCGTCAACCAGTGTCTTTGGATGTGCGAGTTGGTGAAAACCAGGATACCGAGTTGCAAGAAATGCTCGAAGATGATGGCCCATCACCAGAGTATTACACCAACCAGGAATTCTTACGTCAAGACTTGAACAACTTGCTAGCGGAACTAACCCCGCAACAGCGAGAAGTTGTAGCTTTACGCTTTGGTTTAGAAGATGGTAATGAAATGTCATTGGCGAAAGTCGGTGAGAGATTGAGTCTCAGCCGCGAACGCGTCCGTCAGTTAGAGCATCAAGCTTTGGCTCATCTGCGTCGCCGTCGTGCCAATGTCAAAGAATACGTTGCTAGCTAA